In Phyllostomus discolor isolate MPI-MPIP mPhyDis1 chromosome 3, mPhyDis1.pri.v3, whole genome shotgun sequence, a single genomic region encodes these proteins:
- the LOC114500087 gene encoding SOSS complex subunit C isoform X2 gives MQNQSSTNHPGASIALSRPALNKDFRDHAEQQHIAAQQKAALQHAHAHSSGYFITQDSAFGNLILPVLPRLDPE, from the exons aTGCAGAACCAATCTTCAACAAATCATCCTGGAGCTAG CATCGCACTTTCGAGACCCGCCCTGAACAAGGACTTCCGGGACCACGCGGAGCAGCAGCACATTGCGGCCCAGCAGAAGGCGGCTTTGCAG CATGCACACGCACATTCGTCTGGATACTTCATAACTCAAGACTCCGCATTTGGGAATCTTATTCTTCCTGTTTTACCTCGCCTGGACCCAGaatga
- the LOC114500087 gene encoding SOSS complex subunit C isoform X1, giving the protein MAANSSGQGFQNKNRVAILAELDKEKRKLLMQNQSSTNHPGASIALSRPALNKDFRDHAEQQHIAAQQKAALQHAHAHSSGYFITQDSAFGNLILPVLPRLDPE; this is encoded by the exons ATGGCAGCAAACTCATCAGGACAAG GTTTTCAGAACAAAAATAGAGTTGCAATCTTGGCCGAACtggacaaagagaaaagaaaactactaaTGCAGAACCAATCTTCAACAAATCATCCTGGAGCTAG CATCGCACTTTCGAGACCCGCCCTGAACAAGGACTTCCGGGACCACGCGGAGCAGCAGCACATTGCGGCCCAGCAGAAGGCGGCTTTGCAG CATGCACACGCACATTCGTCTGGATACTTCATAACTCAAGACTCCGCATTTGGGAATCTTATTCTTCCTGTTTTACCTCGCCTGGACCCAGaatga